In the Deltaproteobacteria bacterium genome, one interval contains:
- a CDS encoding FAD:protein FMN transferase has product MGDVPVVITVRAPSGRKEKAFHVMDDAFQLAREIENEVSEFVPSSDTFHLNSVKIKEEVFIRPHLLKILLLAEQVSLRTEGAFDVTFASRNRAASFRDLQINQDRSTVLIDRRGIKIGVSGIAKGYIVDRMSEFLNENGFSSHLVNAGGDLMAHGVWRIGIRDPLSDRILCSLDLQDQAASTSGLYERGRHLFDPRLKGPIENPDFLSVTVIGDTCFDTDPLSTAGFMVGRRGVERLISRFFGVSLIVVDQKGRVDSYPTIGLCR; this is encoded by the coding sequence ATGGGAGATGTTCCTGTTGTTATTACCGTTCGGGCCCCTTCCGGCAGAAAAGAAAAGGCGTTTCATGTGATGGATGATGCCTTTCAACTGGCCCGTGAAATTGAAAATGAGGTGAGCGAATTTGTCCCTTCGAGTGACACGTTTCATTTAAACAGCGTGAAGATAAAAGAAGAGGTGTTTATTCGACCTCACCTGTTGAAAATTCTGTTGTTGGCGGAACAAGTTTCGCTTCGAACCGAAGGGGCCTTTGATGTCACTTTTGCTTCCAGAAATCGTGCGGCCTCTTTTCGCGATTTGCAGATCAATCAAGATCGTTCGACCGTTTTAATTGATCGGCGTGGCATAAAAATTGGCGTCTCGGGAATAGCAAAGGGCTACATTGTAGATCGAATGAGTGAGTTTCTGAATGAGAATGGATTTTCTAGCCACCTTGTTAATGCAGGGGGGGATTTAATGGCCCATGGTGTTTGGAGAATTGGCATTAGGGACCCTTTGAGCGATCGTATCCTCTGTTCATTGGATCTCCAGGACCAGGCGGCCTCTACCTCCGGTCTTTATGAAAGGGGGAGACATCTCTTTGACCCCCGATTAAAGGGGCCTATCGAAAACCCTGATTTTTTGAGTGTTACCGTTATTGGCGACACCTGTTTTGATACCGATCCGTTGTCTACTGCAGGATTCATGGTTGGGAGAAGGGGAGTGGAGAGGCTGATTTCAAGGTTTTTCGGGGTCTCGCTTATTGTTGTAGATCAAAAAGGCAGGGTGGACAGCTACCCTACCATCGGTCTTTGCCGATAA
- a CDS encoding FMN-binding protein: MKQFFTRAVYLLLVGLVTTSLFAEPTVYLRPEEALQIIFRDSEEVVSDSTILTAPQKLELKKKLGEPLRKETWNFFIARSGGKIDGYALVDQEVGKTEPITFLTALTPDGKVKEVEVLAYREPIGSEVRHKNFLKQYREKRPESPLIVGRDIQGITGATLSARAVSRGVRRALALWEILYGKEKR, from the coding sequence GTGAAGCAGTTCTTCACTAGAGCTGTTTATCTATTACTTGTTGGTTTAGTGACGACGTCTCTTTTTGCCGAGCCGACTGTTTATTTAAGGCCCGAAGAGGCGCTTCAGATCATTTTCAGGGATTCCGAGGAAGTTGTTTCGGATTCCACAATACTAACCGCCCCGCAAAAGCTTGAGTTGAAAAAGAAACTGGGTGAACCACTTCGCAAAGAGACCTGGAACTTTTTTATTGCCAGAAGTGGGGGAAAGATTGATGGCTATGCCCTTGTCGACCAGGAGGTCGGAAAAACAGAGCCGATTACCTTTTTGACGGCGCTTACACCGGATGGCAAGGTAAAAGAGGTCGAAGTTCTTGCCTACAGGGAACCAATCGGGAGTGAGGTAAGACACAAGAATTTTCTGAAACAGTACCGTGAGAAACGTCCGGAGAGCCCCTTGATCGTGGGGAGGGATATCCAGGGAATTACAGGAGCGACACTTTCAGCACGGGCTGTCTCCAGAGGGGTCCGGAGGGCCCTTGCTTTATGGGAGATCCTTTATGGAAAGGAGAAGAGATGA